A single genomic interval of Pomacea canaliculata isolate SZHN2017 linkage group LG5, ASM307304v1, whole genome shotgun sequence harbors:
- the LOC112563524 gene encoding serine/threonine-protein phosphatase 2A 55 kDa regulatory subunit B beta isoform-like isoform X3: MAGNGGEIQWCFSQVKGSIEDEVADASRVPADIISCVEFNSTGELLATGDKGGRVVIFQRDRASRNAVPSRGEYNVYSTFQSHEPEFDYLKSLEIEEKINKIRWLRQTNRNHFLLSTNDKTIKLWKVAERDKRPEGYNLKDETGLVRDPANITQLRVPIFQPMELMVEASPKRVFANAHTYHINSISVNSDQETYLSADDLRINLWNLEITDQSFNIVDIKPANMEELTEVITAAEFHPQQCSTFVYSSSKGTIRLCDMRDQALCDKHAKLFEEPEDPTSRSFFSEIISSISDVKFSHNGRYMMTRDYLSVKVWDLTMEKEPVETYQVHEYLRSKLCSLYENDCIFDKFECSWSGDDRHIMTGSYNNFFRMFDRDTKRDSTLEACREITKPRTVLKPRKVCQGGKRKKDEISVDCLDFNKKILHTGWHPLENIIAIAATNNLYIFCSKE, from the exons ATGGCGG GCAATGGTGGTGAGATCCAGTGGTGCTTTTCACAGGTCAAGGGATCTATAGAAGACGAAGTCGCTGATG ccTCTCGTGTTCCAGCCGACATTATTTCTTGTGTGGAATTCAACAGTACTGGTGAATTACTGGCTACTGGTGATAAAGGAGGGCGTGTAGTCATATTCCAGCGCGACCGAGCA AGCCGAAATGCAGTGCCAAGTCGTGGGGAATACAATGTATACAGCACCTTTCAGAGTCATGAGCCAGAATTTGACTACCTCAAGAGTCTAGAAAtcgaagagaaaataaacaaaattagatGGTTACGCCAGACCAATCGCAATCATTTCCTCCTGTCAACTAATG ACAAAACTATAAAGCTGTGGAAGGTTGCAGAGCGGGATAAGAGACCAGAAGGCTATAATCTAAAAGATGAAACTGGGTTAGTACGTGATCCAGCCAATATTACACAGCTACGTGTGCCCATTTTTCAGCCTATGGAGTTAATGGTGGAGGCATCACCTAAACGTGTCTTCGCAAATGCACACACTTACCACATCAACTCGATCTCTGTCAATAGCGATCAAGAAACTTACTTGTCAGCTGATGACCTTCGTATTAATTTGTGGAATCTGGAAATAACAGATCAGAGTTTCA ACATAGTGGACATAAAGCCAGCCAACATGGAAGAACTGACAGAAGTTATTACTGCCGCAGAATTTCATCCTCAGCAGTGCAGCACTTTTGTCTACAGCAGCAGTAAAGGCACAATTCGTCTTTGTGACATGCGTGATCAAGCCCTTTGTGACAAACATGCCAAGT TGTTTGAAGAACCAGAGGACCCAACTAGCCGAAGTTTTTTCTCTGAGATAATATCCAGCATCTCGGATGTGAAGTTCAGCCATAATGGGCGCTATATGATGACACGTGACTACCTGTCTGTTAAAGTGTGGGACTTAACAATGGAAAAAGAACCAGTAGAAACCTATCAAGTACATGAATATCTACGCTCCAAACTGTGCTCTTTGTATGAAAATGACTGCATTTTCGACAAATTTGAGTGCTCATGGAGTGGTGATGATAG gCACATCATGACAGGGTCATACAACAATTTTTTCCGCATGTTCGACAGGGATACTAAAAGAGATTCTACCCTGGAGGCATGTAGAGAAATAACTAAACCTCGCACTGTGCTCAAACCTAGAAAAGTGTGTCAAGGTGGCAAGCGCAAGAAAGACGAGATCAGTGTAGATTGTTTAGACTTTAACAAGAAGATATTGCACACAGGCTGGCATCctttagaaaatattattgCAATAGCAGCAACAAACAATCTGTACATATTCTGTAGCAAGGAATGA
- the LOC112563524 gene encoding serine/threonine-protein phosphatase 2A 55 kDa regulatory subunit B beta isoform-like isoform X4 yields MAGNGGEIQWCFSQVKGSIEDEVADADIISCVEFNSTGELLATGDKGGRVVIFQRDRASRNAVPSRGEYNVYSTFQSHEPEFDYLKSLEIEEKINKIRWLRQTNRNHFLLSTNDKTIKLWKVAERDKRPEGYNLKDETGLVRDPANITQLRVPIFQPMELMVEASPKRVFANAHTYHINSISVNSDQETYLSADDLRINLWNLEITDQSFNIVDIKPANMEELTEVITAAEFHPQQCSTFVYSSSKGTIRLCDMRDQALCDKHAKLFEEPEDPTSRSFFSEIISSISDVKFSHNGRYMMTRDYLSVKVWDLTMEKEPVETYQVHEYLRSKLCSLYENDCIFDKFECSWSGDDRHIMTGSYNNFFRMFDRDTKRDSTLEACREITKPRTVLKPRKVCQGGKRKKDEISVDCLDFNKKILHTGWHPLENIIAIAATNNLYIFCSKE; encoded by the exons ATGGCGG GCAATGGTGGTGAGATCCAGTGGTGCTTTTCACAGGTCAAGGGATCTATAGAAGACGAAGTCGCTGATG CCGACATTATTTCTTGTGTGGAATTCAACAGTACTGGTGAATTACTGGCTACTGGTGATAAAGGAGGGCGTGTAGTCATATTCCAGCGCGACCGAGCA AGCCGAAATGCAGTGCCAAGTCGTGGGGAATACAATGTATACAGCACCTTTCAGAGTCATGAGCCAGAATTTGACTACCTCAAGAGTCTAGAAAtcgaagagaaaataaacaaaattagatGGTTACGCCAGACCAATCGCAATCATTTCCTCCTGTCAACTAATG ACAAAACTATAAAGCTGTGGAAGGTTGCAGAGCGGGATAAGAGACCAGAAGGCTATAATCTAAAAGATGAAACTGGGTTAGTACGTGATCCAGCCAATATTACACAGCTACGTGTGCCCATTTTTCAGCCTATGGAGTTAATGGTGGAGGCATCACCTAAACGTGTCTTCGCAAATGCACACACTTACCACATCAACTCGATCTCTGTCAATAGCGATCAAGAAACTTACTTGTCAGCTGATGACCTTCGTATTAATTTGTGGAATCTGGAAATAACAGATCAGAGTTTCA ACATAGTGGACATAAAGCCAGCCAACATGGAAGAACTGACAGAAGTTATTACTGCCGCAGAATTTCATCCTCAGCAGTGCAGCACTTTTGTCTACAGCAGCAGTAAAGGCACAATTCGTCTTTGTGACATGCGTGATCAAGCCCTTTGTGACAAACATGCCAAGT TGTTTGAAGAACCAGAGGACCCAACTAGCCGAAGTTTTTTCTCTGAGATAATATCCAGCATCTCGGATGTGAAGTTCAGCCATAATGGGCGCTATATGATGACACGTGACTACCTGTCTGTTAAAGTGTGGGACTTAACAATGGAAAAAGAACCAGTAGAAACCTATCAAGTACATGAATATCTACGCTCCAAACTGTGCTCTTTGTATGAAAATGACTGCATTTTCGACAAATTTGAGTGCTCATGGAGTGGTGATGATAG gCACATCATGACAGGGTCATACAACAATTTTTTCCGCATGTTCGACAGGGATACTAAAAGAGATTCTACCCTGGAGGCATGTAGAGAAATAACTAAACCTCGCACTGTGCTCAAACCTAGAAAAGTGTGTCAAGGTGGCAAGCGCAAGAAAGACGAGATCAGTGTAGATTGTTTAGACTTTAACAAGAAGATATTGCACACAGGCTGGCATCctttagaaaatattattgCAATAGCAGCAACAAACAATCTGTACATATTCTGTAGCAAGGAATGA
- the LOC112563524 gene encoding serine/threonine-protein phosphatase 2A 55 kDa regulatory subunit B beta isoform-like isoform X1, translating into MVTVARPVKLTHKLSSMLQTAVNHHKEKGNGGEIQWCFSQVKGSIEDEVADASRVPADIISCVEFNSTGELLATGDKGGRVVIFQRDRASRNAVPSRGEYNVYSTFQSHEPEFDYLKSLEIEEKINKIRWLRQTNRNHFLLSTNDKTIKLWKVAERDKRPEGYNLKDETGLVRDPANITQLRVPIFQPMELMVEASPKRVFANAHTYHINSISVNSDQETYLSADDLRINLWNLEITDQSFNIVDIKPANMEELTEVITAAEFHPQQCSTFVYSSSKGTIRLCDMRDQALCDKHAKLFEEPEDPTSRSFFSEIISSISDVKFSHNGRYMMTRDYLSVKVWDLTMEKEPVETYQVHEYLRSKLCSLYENDCIFDKFECSWSGDDRHIMTGSYNNFFRMFDRDTKRDSTLEACREITKPRTVLKPRKVCQGGKRKKDEISVDCLDFNKKILHTGWHPLENIIAIAATNNLYIFCSKE; encoded by the exons ATGGTCACCGTGGCCAGACCCGTCAAGCTGACCCACAAACTGTCCAGCATGCTACAGACAGCAGTCAACCACCACAAGGAAAAAG GCAATGGTGGTGAGATCCAGTGGTGCTTTTCACAGGTCAAGGGATCTATAGAAGACGAAGTCGCTGATG ccTCTCGTGTTCCAGCCGACATTATTTCTTGTGTGGAATTCAACAGTACTGGTGAATTACTGGCTACTGGTGATAAAGGAGGGCGTGTAGTCATATTCCAGCGCGACCGAGCA AGCCGAAATGCAGTGCCAAGTCGTGGGGAATACAATGTATACAGCACCTTTCAGAGTCATGAGCCAGAATTTGACTACCTCAAGAGTCTAGAAAtcgaagagaaaataaacaaaattagatGGTTACGCCAGACCAATCGCAATCATTTCCTCCTGTCAACTAATG ACAAAACTATAAAGCTGTGGAAGGTTGCAGAGCGGGATAAGAGACCAGAAGGCTATAATCTAAAAGATGAAACTGGGTTAGTACGTGATCCAGCCAATATTACACAGCTACGTGTGCCCATTTTTCAGCCTATGGAGTTAATGGTGGAGGCATCACCTAAACGTGTCTTCGCAAATGCACACACTTACCACATCAACTCGATCTCTGTCAATAGCGATCAAGAAACTTACTTGTCAGCTGATGACCTTCGTATTAATTTGTGGAATCTGGAAATAACAGATCAGAGTTTCA ACATAGTGGACATAAAGCCAGCCAACATGGAAGAACTGACAGAAGTTATTACTGCCGCAGAATTTCATCCTCAGCAGTGCAGCACTTTTGTCTACAGCAGCAGTAAAGGCACAATTCGTCTTTGTGACATGCGTGATCAAGCCCTTTGTGACAAACATGCCAAGT TGTTTGAAGAACCAGAGGACCCAACTAGCCGAAGTTTTTTCTCTGAGATAATATCCAGCATCTCGGATGTGAAGTTCAGCCATAATGGGCGCTATATGATGACACGTGACTACCTGTCTGTTAAAGTGTGGGACTTAACAATGGAAAAAGAACCAGTAGAAACCTATCAAGTACATGAATATCTACGCTCCAAACTGTGCTCTTTGTATGAAAATGACTGCATTTTCGACAAATTTGAGTGCTCATGGAGTGGTGATGATAG gCACATCATGACAGGGTCATACAACAATTTTTTCCGCATGTTCGACAGGGATACTAAAAGAGATTCTACCCTGGAGGCATGTAGAGAAATAACTAAACCTCGCACTGTGCTCAAACCTAGAAAAGTGTGTCAAGGTGGCAAGCGCAAGAAAGACGAGATCAGTGTAGATTGTTTAGACTTTAACAAGAAGATATTGCACACAGGCTGGCATCctttagaaaatattattgCAATAGCAGCAACAAACAATCTGTACATATTCTGTAGCAAGGAATGA
- the LOC112563524 gene encoding serine/threonine-protein phosphatase 2A 55 kDa regulatory subunit B beta isoform-like isoform X2: MVTVARPVKLTHKLSSMLQTAVNHHKEKGNGGEIQWCFSQVKGSIEDEVADADIISCVEFNSTGELLATGDKGGRVVIFQRDRASRNAVPSRGEYNVYSTFQSHEPEFDYLKSLEIEEKINKIRWLRQTNRNHFLLSTNDKTIKLWKVAERDKRPEGYNLKDETGLVRDPANITQLRVPIFQPMELMVEASPKRVFANAHTYHINSISVNSDQETYLSADDLRINLWNLEITDQSFNIVDIKPANMEELTEVITAAEFHPQQCSTFVYSSSKGTIRLCDMRDQALCDKHAKLFEEPEDPTSRSFFSEIISSISDVKFSHNGRYMMTRDYLSVKVWDLTMEKEPVETYQVHEYLRSKLCSLYENDCIFDKFECSWSGDDRHIMTGSYNNFFRMFDRDTKRDSTLEACREITKPRTVLKPRKVCQGGKRKKDEISVDCLDFNKKILHTGWHPLENIIAIAATNNLYIFCSKE, from the exons ATGGTCACCGTGGCCAGACCCGTCAAGCTGACCCACAAACTGTCCAGCATGCTACAGACAGCAGTCAACCACCACAAGGAAAAAG GCAATGGTGGTGAGATCCAGTGGTGCTTTTCACAGGTCAAGGGATCTATAGAAGACGAAGTCGCTGATG CCGACATTATTTCTTGTGTGGAATTCAACAGTACTGGTGAATTACTGGCTACTGGTGATAAAGGAGGGCGTGTAGTCATATTCCAGCGCGACCGAGCA AGCCGAAATGCAGTGCCAAGTCGTGGGGAATACAATGTATACAGCACCTTTCAGAGTCATGAGCCAGAATTTGACTACCTCAAGAGTCTAGAAAtcgaagagaaaataaacaaaattagatGGTTACGCCAGACCAATCGCAATCATTTCCTCCTGTCAACTAATG ACAAAACTATAAAGCTGTGGAAGGTTGCAGAGCGGGATAAGAGACCAGAAGGCTATAATCTAAAAGATGAAACTGGGTTAGTACGTGATCCAGCCAATATTACACAGCTACGTGTGCCCATTTTTCAGCCTATGGAGTTAATGGTGGAGGCATCACCTAAACGTGTCTTCGCAAATGCACACACTTACCACATCAACTCGATCTCTGTCAATAGCGATCAAGAAACTTACTTGTCAGCTGATGACCTTCGTATTAATTTGTGGAATCTGGAAATAACAGATCAGAGTTTCA ACATAGTGGACATAAAGCCAGCCAACATGGAAGAACTGACAGAAGTTATTACTGCCGCAGAATTTCATCCTCAGCAGTGCAGCACTTTTGTCTACAGCAGCAGTAAAGGCACAATTCGTCTTTGTGACATGCGTGATCAAGCCCTTTGTGACAAACATGCCAAGT TGTTTGAAGAACCAGAGGACCCAACTAGCCGAAGTTTTTTCTCTGAGATAATATCCAGCATCTCGGATGTGAAGTTCAGCCATAATGGGCGCTATATGATGACACGTGACTACCTGTCTGTTAAAGTGTGGGACTTAACAATGGAAAAAGAACCAGTAGAAACCTATCAAGTACATGAATATCTACGCTCCAAACTGTGCTCTTTGTATGAAAATGACTGCATTTTCGACAAATTTGAGTGCTCATGGAGTGGTGATGATAG gCACATCATGACAGGGTCATACAACAATTTTTTCCGCATGTTCGACAGGGATACTAAAAGAGATTCTACCCTGGAGGCATGTAGAGAAATAACTAAACCTCGCACTGTGCTCAAACCTAGAAAAGTGTGTCAAGGTGGCAAGCGCAAGAAAGACGAGATCAGTGTAGATTGTTTAGACTTTAACAAGAAGATATTGCACACAGGCTGGCATCctttagaaaatattattgCAATAGCAGCAACAAACAATCTGTACATATTCTGTAGCAAGGAATGA